GGCGCCGTACAAAATCGATCGCCCTGGCCGCGGCAATCTTTTTCAGTAACGCACTCGGATTGCGAACCGATGCATTACCGCCAGTCTGGGCGACAAATTGCAGGTACGCTTGCTGAAAACAATCAGCCGCGTCGTGTCCGTCATCGCCCAACAGCCGGACGATGACAGACCACACACTTTGGCCATGCTGCCGCAGCAATGCATTTTCGGTTGAATCGATCGATGGCGAATCATTCACACTTCAGGCTCCTTGCCCTGTAGGTCGCCTGAGTTTCGCTTTCATTACAGGCTGGCTTCTTTTTTTCTGTGAAGCCAGTCTATCCCGGCCCGACCGTGTGGAAGACGTCTTCGATCCACCACTGTATGTATTGCGAAATGACATTCAGGTGATCGAGGCGGATCAGGGGATAGTAGAGCAGCACGATGTAATAAAAGCCGTCCCAACCGGTTGCATTGCGTAGCCAGAATGCCAAGCCAATCACGGGACCGCTGCTGAGCAGGTACAGAATCGGCAAGGCGACGACGATCACAATTGCCGTTGGCAAGCGTTTCGCTTCTTTTGATTCGTCCATCTCGATTCTCTCTGCACGAATCGCCACTGTGATCGTGGCGAAGGCTAGTCGTCCTCGCTCATTGCCGCCAGCATTCGCTCTAATAATTCCATCGGCAGGCCAACGACGTTCGACAAGCTTCCTTCATCGATACTCACCCACCCGGTGAGATCTTGAATGCCAAATGCGCCTGCTTTGCCCTCCCATAGTCCCGAGTCGAGGTACTCTTCGATTTGGTCGTCGGAAAGGTTTGCCATCTTTACGGTCGTTCGATCGACGTCGAGCTTTATTTTGTCAATGGGGCGGTGCCACAAGCAAATCGCCGACCAGACGAAATGATCTTGTCCGCGCAGGGTTCGCAGAATTTCGCCGGCGTGGGCTCGATCGCGTGGCTTGCCCAGGGGTTGGCCATTGAGTTCCGCCAAGGTGTCTCCGGCCAGGACGATGCCATTTTCCACCCGGTAAGCGACGTCGGCCGCTTTTTCTTGGGCAATTCTTAGAACGGAGTCACGCGGCAGTTCGTCTTCCCGGGGAGGCGTTTCGGCGTGAGGATGCGGTGTGACGACGGTGACGTCGTAACCAGCCTCTCGCAAGAGGAGTTGTCGACGAGGAGACTGACTGGCCAAAATGAGGGAAGTCTTGGAATTCGCCATCAACAAACCTAAGGAAGTTACTGCGTTGTCTCGCTTGGAAGTTTTGTACGAAGATAACCACCTGATCGTCATCACGAAACCGGCAGATTTGCCGACGATGGGGGTCAGCGAGGGAGAGACGAGCGCAGTTACCTTGGTGAAGGATTACCTGAAACAGAAATACAACAAGCCAGGTAACGTGTTTTTAGGGGTGGTCAGCCGTTTGGACCGAATGGTCACCGGCGTGCTGCCGTTTGCCCGCACCTCGAAAGCGGCTAAACGGCTAAACGAGCAGTTCCGGGAGCGAACCACCGACAAACGTTATCGGGCGATCGTCACGGGCCAGGGGAGTATCAGCCCCGGTAAATTGACCGATTGGCTACGTAAAGACGAAAAAAAACACCGTATGATCGCTTCCCGGCACGAAAATGCGGGTGGCCAAAAGGCCGAATTGATGGTGGAAAGTGTTCAGGAGGTTTCCTCGGGTTTTTTGCTCGATATCAAGCTGCTGACCGGTCGCAAACACCAGATTAGGGTCCAGCTTTCCAGTCGCCGCTTGCCAATACTAGGGGATCGCAAATATGGCAGTTCCGCCCTGTTCCCTGCAGGAATTGCCCTGCATGCGGCTCAGCTAGATATTAATCACCCGGTTTCCCGTGAAAAGCTATCTTTCTCGTCTCCTTTACCTGAGAGTTGGCGGAACTTTATTTAAAATAGGTGGTTAAGAATGACGGAACGGAAAACATACTCAAAGGAAATTCCGCTTTTTGCGGAATA
The Blastopirellula marina genome window above contains:
- a CDS encoding Maf family protein, whose amino-acid sequence is MANSKTSLILASQSPRRQLLLREAGYDVTVVTPHPHAETPPREDELPRDSVLRIAQEKAADVAYRVENGIVLAGDTLAELNGQPLGKPRDRAHAGEILRTLRGQDHFVWSAICLWHRPIDKIKLDVDRTTVKMANLSDDQIEEYLDSGLWEGKAGAFGIQDLTGWVSIDEGSLSNVVGLPMELLERMLAAMSEDD
- a CDS encoding RluA family pseudouridine synthase, whose amino-acid sequence is MSRLEVLYEDNHLIVITKPADLPTMGVSEGETSAVTLVKDYLKQKYNKPGNVFLGVVSRLDRMVTGVLPFARTSKAAKRLNEQFRERTTDKRYRAIVTGQGSISPGKLTDWLRKDEKKHRMIASRHENAGGQKAELMVESVQEVSSGFLLDIKLLTGRKHQIRVQLSSRRLPILGDRKYGSSALFPAGIALHAAQLDINHPVSREKLSFSSPLPESWRNFI